In Paludibaculum fermentans, the genomic stretch CCCACGGGGAGTATCTCCTAAAATTAACCTCTATCTCCAGCCTCTCCTATTGCTTTCCCACAAGAACCTGCGTATCCTTCTTGTGGGATTCCCAGCGGAGATACAGATGAAAGACAAGAACGACGTCTGGCAGGGCACCCTCGCCCTCATGGTCATGAAAACACTGGACATGATGGGGCCACAGCACGGCTATGGCATCGCCCGCCGCATCGAGCAGATCAGCGAAGACCTCCTCTCGGTCAACCACGGCACCCTCTACCCCGTCCTCCTCAAGCTGGAACAGGAAGGCTCCATCGCCTCCGACTGGGGCCTCTCCGAGAACAACCGCAAGGCCCGCTTCTATCGCCTCACCGAGGACGGCCGCCGGGAACTCCGCTCCGAACAACTCCACTGGGAGACCACCACTTCGATCATGGCCCGCTTCCTTTCCGCCCCAGGAGGAAACCAATGAATCGAAAGACCTTACGCCGCTCCTGGAGCCGTCTGAAAGGGCTGCTCCCCAGCCGCCGCCGCGACCAGGAACTGGCCGACGAACTCGAAACCCACATCGAACTTCTCACCGCGGACAACATCCGCCTCGGCATGAACCCCGCCGATGCCCGCCGCGCGGCCATGCTGAAACTGGGCGGCATCGAGTCCGTCAAAGAGTCCTATCGCGACCAGCGCGGCCTGCCCGCCCTCGAAGCGCTCTTCCAGGATCTGCGCTACGCCTTCCGCGGCATGCGCCGCCGTCCGGGCTTCACCCTCACCGCCGTCGCCTGCCTCGCCCTGGGCATCGGAGCCACCACCGCGCTCTTCAGCGTCCTCAACGCTGTCCTCATCCGCCACCTGCCGGTCGCCCAACCGGAGCAACTGGTACAGCTTCGCTTCCAGGGCGACGCCAAATTGCCCCGCACCATCCGCCACAGCAACTCGGGTTTCAGCCGGGCCTCCTTCCCGCACTACATGCTGCAGGACCTCCAGGACAGCGGCAGCGGGCTCTCTGAACTCTTTGCCTTTGTCCCGATGAACTTCGACCGCCACGGCGTCACAGTCAACATCGACGGCGTACCGTCCACCGCGGGCGGCGAAATGGTCTCGGCCAACTACTTTCGGGGACTCGGCGTTGCGCCCGTCATCGGCCGCGCCATCTCGGAAGAGGACCTCAAGCCCGGCGCGCCCAACGTGGCCGTGCTCAGCCACGGCTACTGGACCCGTCAGTTTGGCCGCGACCGCGGTGTCGTGGGCCATCGCATCTCATTGAACGGCCAGCCCTTTACCGTCATCGGCGTGGCGCCCCAGGAGTTCTTTGGCGTGAATGCGGCCCAGCCGCCCGAGTTCTGGATTCCCCTCCGCGACCTGCCCGGCCTCGCCCCCTGGGGCAACAGTTCCCCCAAAGCCAGCCAGATGTTCAGCGACCGCACCTGGTGGTGGTGCATGCTGATGGGCCGCCTCAAGCCCGGGGTCACGGCGCAGCAGGCTCAGCTTCAACTGGACGCCCGCTTCCGGCAGAGCCTCGCCGCCGCCGGCCCGGCAGACCTCAAGCCGGAGATCCTGCCGCATCTGGAACTCACCGACGCCGGCAAAGGCCTCGACAACCTGCGCAGCCGCCTCTCCCGGCCTCTCCAGCTTCTGCTCGCCGCCACGGGACTGGTCCTGCTGATCGCCTGCGCCAATGTCGCCACTTTGTTGCTGGCCCGCGCCTCGGCACGGCAGAGGGAAACCAGCGTCCGGCTCGCCCTGGGCGCCCTGCGCGGCCGCCTCATCCGCCAGTACCTCACGGAATCGGTGATGCTCGCCCTGGTCGGCGGCGGCCTGGGGGTCCTCGTCGCCTACTGGGGCAGCCACGGCCTTGTCCTGCTCGACCGGGACACGCGGGCGCTTTCGCTGGACGTGCAACCGGACGGCACGGTCCTCGGTTTCTGCCTCGGCCTGTCCCTTCTCACCGGCATCCTTTTCGGGCTCGCCCCGGCCTTTCGGGCCACACGCACGAACGTCTCCACCCGCATCCAGGAGGGCGTGACGATGCATGTCCGCCGCCTGAGCCTGGGCTCCGCGCTGGTCGCCGGGCAGGTCGCCCTTTCCGTGCTGCTGCTGTTCGGGGCAGGGCTGTTCCTCCGGACGCTGGGCAACCTCGAATCGCAGGACCTCGGGTTCCGCAGCGAAAACCTGGTCGTCTTCTCCCTGAATCCGCCCCGCACCGCCTACACCGGCGACCGTCGTGTCGAGCTCTACCACCGCGTGCTGGAGGCGATCCAACCGCTGCCCGGCGTGGAGTCCGCCACCTCCTCCGGCCTCGCCTTACTCTCGGGCTGGATCAACAACTCGGACGCGTCCGCCGACACCGCCAATCGGGCCAAGTCCTCCAACTCGCTGAGCTGGAACACCGTCGGCCCCAACTACTTCCACACCATGGGCATGAACCTGATCCAGGGCCGCGACCTCGACTGGGCGGACATCCGCCTCGCCCGCAAGGTGGCGGTGGTCAATACTGCCATGGCGCGTCACTTCTTTCCCAGCCAGAATCCGGTGGGCCACCGCTTCTCGATGAGCGAAGAGTACAACCCCTCCGAGGCCATCGAAATCATCGGCGTCGTGGGGGATGCCAAGTACGGTACCCTGCGCGGCGAGGTGGATCCGACGGCGTACATCAGCTATCCAGCCATCCCGGAATCGGTGAGCAAGATGCACTACGAAGTGCGGACGGCGGGCGACCCGGCTGCTGTTCTCAGCACCATCCGTACCGCCATGCGGGGCATCGACCCGGACGTGCCGCTGATCGACCCCAAAACCCAAACCGAGTTGCTCCGCGACAGCCTGGGTGAAGAGCGACTCTTCGCCGTCCTCTGTACCGTCTTCAGCGGCCTGGCCCTGATTCTCGTCGCCGTCGGACTGTATGGGACCCTCGCTTACGCCGTAACCCGCCGCACCAACGAGATCGGCATCCGCATGGCCCTAGGCGCCCCGCGTGCCCACGTCCTGTGGATGGTGTTGAAGGAATCGCTGGTTCTCACCGGCGCCGGCGCCCTCATCGGCCTGCCCGCAGCCCTCGCCGCTGCCCGCCTGGTCGAGAACCAGATCTTCGGCGTCAAACCCGGCGATCCCCTCACGCTGGCGGCCACGCTGTTTATGCTCATTCTGGTCGGCGCCGCGGCCAGCTTCCTGCCCGCGCGCCGCGCCGCCCACATCGATCCGCAGGTCGCGCTCAGAAACGAGTAGCGGCTAGAATACCCGGGCGCCCCAGAACTGCAGGAAACAGGCCGGCACCAACCGGTGCACGGCCAAACCCGGCACGGGAAACACGCGCCGCAGCGACCGCTGGTACTCCGAGGGCGACTGCCCCACCAGGCTCCGGAATCGCGTACTGAACGACCCCAGGCTCTCGTACCCCACGGCCATGCAGACCTCGGTCACCGCCAGCTCATCCCGCGCCAGCAGGCGCTTCGCTTCGTCCATCCGCAGTTTGGTCAAAAACTCGTGCGGCGACTCGCCAAAGGTCCGCCGGAACACCCGCTGGTAGTGAAAGGGGGAAAGACACGCCTCGCGCGCGGCATCGTGCAACCGCAGCGGCTCGCCGAACCCCGCGGCCAGGTAGTCGCGCGACCGCACCAACCGCCGGAACAGTTCATCGTGCACCGCCGGCCCCAGCCGCAGCGGAGCCGTATAAATGAGCGGATGCGTCACGTCAGATGAGTGTAACCGGAAAACCTACTCCGGCCGCAACACCTGTGCCGGATTCAGCCCCGAGACCCGCCGCGCCGCCATCAGGATCGCCAGGCCGGCAATCACCACCAGCCCGAGCCCGGCCGCCGCGCAATCCTGCCAGGTCACTTCCTTCGCCTGGTACACCAGCGCCGCCAGCACCCGGCCCAGCGCCAGTGCCGCCGCGGTGCCGGCCACCAAGGCCGCCAGCACCACCGGCATCGACTGCCGCAGAATCAGCCCGCGCAGCCGCCCCGGCGTTCCGCCCAGGGCCAGCCGCACCCCCATCTCCTGTGTCCGCTGCGACACCGAGTACGACACTGTGGCGTACAGGCCGAGAATCGCCAGGAACCCTGCAAAACAACCGAAGAACACCAGCGTGCCCGTGTACAGCCTGGGCTTCGCCATCCGCTCCGCCAGGTACGAGTCCATGCTCTGCACCGCGAACACGGGCACTTGCGGGTCGACGCTCGCCAGCGCCGCGCGCGCCGCGGCCATCACCGGCTCCAGCTTGCCCCGCGTCTTCAACACGAAGGTGAGGTTCGCGGTATCGGCCTGTCCCAGCGGCGTGAAGACCTGCGGCAGCGGCTCGGAGCCTGGTCCGAAGTGCAGCGCCGGCTTCACGACGCCAATGATCCGCCGTGGCTTGCCCTTGCTGGACGCGTGGATCCATC encodes the following:
- a CDS encoding ABC transporter permease, which codes for MNRKTLRRSWSRLKGLLPSRRRDQELADELETHIELLTADNIRLGMNPADARRAAMLKLGGIESVKESYRDQRGLPALEALFQDLRYAFRGMRRRPGFTLTAVACLALGIGATTALFSVLNAVLIRHLPVAQPEQLVQLRFQGDAKLPRTIRHSNSGFSRASFPHYMLQDLQDSGSGLSELFAFVPMNFDRHGVTVNIDGVPSTAGGEMVSANYFRGLGVAPVIGRAISEEDLKPGAPNVAVLSHGYWTRQFGRDRGVVGHRISLNGQPFTVIGVAPQEFFGVNAAQPPEFWIPLRDLPGLAPWGNSSPKASQMFSDRTWWWCMLMGRLKPGVTAQQAQLQLDARFRQSLAAAGPADLKPEILPHLELTDAGKGLDNLRSRLSRPLQLLLAATGLVLLIACANVATLLLARASARQRETSVRLALGALRGRLIRQYLTESVMLALVGGGLGVLVAYWGSHGLVLLDRDTRALSLDVQPDGTVLGFCLGLSLLTGILFGLAPAFRATRTNVSTRIQEGVTMHVRRLSLGSALVAGQVALSVLLLFGAGLFLRTLGNLESQDLGFRSENLVVFSLNPPRTAYTGDRRVELYHRVLEAIQPLPGVESATSSGLALLSGWINNSDASADTANRAKSSNSLSWNTVGPNYFHTMGMNLIQGRDLDWADIRLARKVAVVNTAMARHFFPSQNPVGHRFSMSEEYNPSEAIEIIGVVGDAKYGTLRGEVDPTAYISYPAIPESVSKMHYEVRTAGDPAAVLSTIRTAMRGIDPDVPLIDPKTQTELLRDSLGEERLFAVLCTVFSGLALILVAVGLYGTLAYAVTRRTNEIGIRMALGAPRAHVLWMVLKESLVLTGAGALIGLPAALAAARLVENQIFGVKPGDPLTLAATLFMLILVGAAASFLPARRAAHIDPQVALRNE
- a CDS encoding PadR family transcriptional regulator; translation: MKDKNDVWQGTLALMVMKTLDMMGPQHGYGIARRIEQISEDLLSVNHGTLYPVLLKLEQEGSIASDWGLSENNRKARFYRLTEDGRRELRSEQLHWETTTSIMARFLSAPGGNQ
- a CDS encoding helix-turn-helix transcriptional regulator, whose protein sequence is MTHPLIYTAPLRLGPAVHDELFRRLVRSRDYLAAGFGEPLRLHDAAREACLSPFHYQRVFRRTFGESPHEFLTKLRMDEAKRLLARDELAVTEVCMAVGYESLGSFSTRFRSLVGQSPSEYQRSLRRVFPVPGLAVHRLVPACFLQFWGARVF